agatttttttttttttgcaggccATCATTTTAACTAAATCTAATGTTTTTCAGGCCAGTCATTGCTGCTCACTTCTCCGATAACCTGCTAAGATCATTTCTCATTCACATCATGTCAGTTCCAGCCGTAGTATCCCACCTCAATGTCCTCACTCCAGAGGTAAAAGCCCCGTCATCTGTCACATATTCTTGTTGCAAAGTTGCGCTGTATATAATAATTCAAGCTATTAGAGAGTTTTAATATATGCTCTCTCGACAGTGCATGGCATCCATCCAGACACACGACCTGCTGCGGAAGTTCATTCTGTTTCTCAGTCGGGAAGAACAGTGTGttgacatctgtgtgtgtcttgagGGGAGCCACACACTTTGCCTACTTGGTACAGTATTTCACATAAATATGGACGATCTAGGGTGTTGTGTGGACTGTTGATTTTATAGCATCTTTCTCATGTTTAATAGGCAACCTGATTCATTTGGGCTACCTTAATGAGAAAGTCCTCGAGGAGGAGGCCAACCATTTTGTGAAAGACCTGACTGACATGCTGTGCTACTGCCAGAGATATGTATCCCAAAAGAAGTCCAACCTTACCCACTGGCACCCTGTTCTTGGATGGTTCTCCCAGACCGTAGACTATGGGTCAGTAAAATGCATAAAATCTGCTTGAATAATTCAGCTTAATATTCATAAACTGTCTACAAAAGGGCTTCACAAGAGGCACAAAATGTGCAAACAGAGGTAAAGGATTTAGACACTTTGCATGCAGAAGTAGTTTAGACAgcacaaaatgtacttaatgCCAGATGGGTGTTCTTGACTTTGTCTcccctctgtcttctctgcagTCTGAATGAGTCAATGCCGCTGGTAACTAAACAGCTTCAGTACCTGTGGGGTGTTTCTGTCATTCGGACGCTCTTCAGCGATGTCCTCTCTAAAAAGCTGGAGAGCCAGGAGCCCACTCCCCCGCCCCCGCAACCCAGCACATCACAAAACAATCTGCCGGTTAAAAGTGagttataaaacacaaacctaCTCTTATGTCTTTAAAGTAAGTACCGTCTGTTGAGTTGTTCTCTGCATCcctggtgtgtctgtgttttgacagaCCTCTTCAAGCGAGCATTTCAGAAGTCAGCGTCTGTACGGAACATCCTGAAACCAGTCGGAGGGAAGCGAGTTGACTCAGCGGAAGTTCAGAAGGTGTGCAGCATCTGTGTGCTCTACCAGACTGCTCTGTCCACACTAACGCAAATACGACTCCAGATCCTCACGGGTCAGTACAAGACTATTGCGTTTATATgatataaacatacagtattctGGAAACATCCTGGTGTATGTCACTGTACATTCTCTGTTTTTCCGCAGGTCTGACACATCTCGATGACCTTTTGCCCAAACTGTGGGCCTTCATCTGTGAACTTGGTCCTCAGGGAGGCCTCAAACTCTTCATGGAGTGTCTCAACAATGACACAGAAGAGTCCAAGCAGCTCCTGGCAATGCTCATGCTCTTCTGTGACTGCTCACGGCACCTCATCACgtaatttcacagattttttttactgcgtcGTGCATTAAAATTCCCAAAGTAGCAGCAACATTTTATGACACGCTGTTAATGCGTTACAGAATTCTGGATGACATTGAAGTTTATGAAGAGCAAACATCTTTCAAGATAGAGGAACTCCTCACTATCTCTTCATTTCTCAACACATTTGTGTACAAGATGGTATGGGATGGCATTTTAGGTGAGTGTGACCTCACTGAATGTTTAAAGTTATGATGGTtgacaatatatatttaatttagaagctgtttttatattttgtgtttgataGAAAATGCTAAGGGAGAGAAACTGGAGTTGTTCCACAGTGTTCATGGCTGGTTGATGGTGCTTTATGAGCGGGACTGCAGGCGACGATTTACCCCTGATGATCACTGGCTGCGCaagtaaatacaaacactgaataGCTGTTGATACATCACACACACGTTAAACACAACGGCCATCTGTTTCAGGATGTGATTACATTTCAAACCCCACCTTTACATATTTGTCATGTTGCATTCAGGGACCTAAAGCCGAGCTTGTTGTTCCAAGAGCTGGAGAAAGGCAAGAAAAGAGCCCAGCTGTTACTGCAGTAcatcccacatgtcattccacATAAAAACGTGAGTAAACCGATTCCTTTCATTGAAGTAAtttttcactgtcagctgtATAACCACTGTCCCTGTCATTTTAGAGGGTGCTGCTGTTCAGGAACATCGtcacaaaggaaaaagaaagtttaGGATTGATAGAGACAAGCTCTGCTTCACCACATGTCACCCACATTACCATCCGTCGCTCACGGATGTTAGAGGTATGCATTTAACAGATCGGATAGATTTAGTGTATATCAGTTTCTCTATGATAACACCCTTTCCCTGTCTAAAGGATGGTTATGACCAGCTCCGCCGATTACCAGCGAATTCGATAAAAGGCGTCATTCGTGTGAAGTTTGTCAATGATCTGGGAGTAGACGAGGCTGGTATCGATCAGGACGGCGTGTTCAAAGAGTTTTTAGAGGAGATCATTAAGAAGGTGTTCAATCCTGCTCTCAATCTGTTCAAGGTAAGTCACAAATGGGAAGCCACCACACGTTTGCCGCCGACATTAATTTGACTGTTTTGTATGtaattatgcatttattttctgtagacTACAAGTGGAAATGAAAGGCTGTATCCTTCACCTACGTCATACATCCATGAGAACCATTTGCAGCTGTTTGAGTTTGTGGGGAAGATGCTCGGGAAAGCCGTGTATGAGGTATATCGGTGCCTTCATCTACAgttctctgctctgttcaccAGTGTTTAAGGTAATCTTCAGTGACTACGTTATCATAACTTCTGTCTCTATACTCAGGGCATTGTCGTGGACGTCCCTTTTGCCTCCTTCTTCCTCAGTCAAGTCTTGGGTCACCACCACAGCACTTTCTACAGCTCTATCGACGAGCTGCCCTCGCTCGACTCTGAGTTTTACAAAAATCTCACGTCCATCAAGCGCTATGATGGAGATGTAGGAGATCTAGGTCTGACGTTATCCTATGATGAGGATGTTATGGGGCAGGTAAGAATAGAAGATATGATGTAGTGTAGTTAAATACATGAAATTCACAAGTTAAAAGCTACTCTATATGTTTCCTTACAGCTTGTCTGTCATGAGTTGATACCTGGGGGAAAAACCATGCCAGTCACCAACGAAAACAAGTATGTAAAGTCCCATCAGACTGTAAATAATACTAGAGGCCCTTTGTGCTTATTGTTGTGTACTCAATAGAAATCACTGTGTCAACTCTTCCATTTCCTGCAGGATTAGCTACATCCACCTCATGGCTCACTTcagaatgcacacacagattaaGGAGCAGACGGCAGCTTTCATTCGAGGTTTCCGCAGCATCATTAACCCAGAGTGGTTGCACATGTTTTCCACGCCTGAGGTTCAGCGTCTTGTCTCGGGAGACAATGCTGAGATTGATCTGGATGACCTCAAGTATGTGACATTTCATGTGTCTTTTAATGGGGactaaattcttctttttttaaacttgcgGGGCCAGCACAACAGTTATGTTCATTGTATTGGAAGCTACAATCAGTCCAAAATATAGCATGAGATGAAACAGACTTATTCCGTCATCCGTGCTTCCTGTGTACAGATGCtcatcctcgtcttcctctctctttctcaggaaacacacagtcTATTATGGaggttttcacagcagccatcgTGTCATCATCTGGCTGTGGGACATCCTGTCCACTGACTTCAACGCTGAAGAGAGGGCTATGTTTCTTAAAGTaaattgtcatttgttttgtaacTGTTCTGTAATGGCgagtcgtccactaatcagatgatcggcggttcgatcccttccagtctgcatgtcaaagtgtgccatcggtgtgtgaatgtgtatgaatggttagctcctcaaactgatgagcaattggcGCCctgccaatgccatcagtgtatgaatgtgtgtgaatgggtgaatgagatatgtcctgtaaaagcactttgagtggtcggaagactagaaagacagTCCATTTGTAAATGCTTTTAACTTCTACAGCGATGTGGTTCATCATTGTCTCCTttattgtcttgtgtttttacagtttgtaacCAGCTGCTCGAGGCCGCCTCTGCTAGGTTTTGCCTACCTCAAACCGCCTTTCTCCATCCGTTGTGTTGAAGTTTCAGATGATCAGGTAAGGCTAAAAAAGAAGGAAATCGA
This genomic stretch from Larimichthys crocea isolate SSNF chromosome III, L_crocea_2.0, whole genome shotgun sequence harbors:
- the ube3b gene encoding ubiquitin-protein ligase E3B encodes the protein MFSVPQSSKSEFLDKARQAREERKGHKDKEKAATNIQALVRRFLCRCRLQKQLRKEIDDYFQASETGTTKRNALSIFKIARKLLFIYSQEDKVRFEKLCRAILASMEVENEPKVWYVSLALSKDLTIPWLKQIKDVLWTCCQRLKNLKPDILQDNKLVTLYLTMLVTFTDTSTWRIVRGKEALRPALTRFCENIMGHLNQKGFYSTLQILLTNGLARSKPSLSKGTLTAIFTLSLRPVIAAHFSDNLLRSFLIHIMSVPAVVSHLNVLTPECMASIQTHDLLRKFILFLSREEQCVDICVCLEGSHTLCLLGNLIHLGYLNEKVLEEEANHFVKDLTDMLCYCQRYVSQKKSNLTHWHPVLGWFSQTVDYGLNESMPLVTKQLQYLWGVSVIRTLFSDVLSKKLESQEPTPPPPQPSTSQNNLPVKNLFKRAFQKSASVRNILKPVGGKRVDSAEVQKVCSICVLYQTALSTLTQIRLQILTGLTHLDDLLPKLWAFICELGPQGGLKLFMECLNNDTEESKQLLAMLMLFCDCSRHLITILDDIEVYEEQTSFKIEELLTISSFLNTFVYKMVWDGILENAKGEKLELFHSVHGWLMVLYERDCRRRFTPDDHWLRKDLKPSLLFQELEKGKKRAQLLLQYIPHVIPHKNRVLLFRNIVTKEKESLGLIETSSASPHVTHITIRRSRMLEDGYDQLRRLPANSIKGVIRVKFVNDLGVDEAGIDQDGVFKEFLEEIIKKVFNPALNLFKTTSGNERLYPSPTSYIHENHLQLFEFVGKMLGKAVYEGIVVDVPFASFFLSQVLGHHHSTFYSSIDELPSLDSEFYKNLTSIKRYDGDVGDLGLTLSYDEDVMGQLVCHELIPGGKTMPVTNENKISYIHLMAHFRMHTQIKEQTAAFIRGFRSIINPEWLHMFSTPEVQRLVSGDNAEIDLDDLKKHTVYYGGFHSSHRVIIWLWDILSTDFNAEERAMFLKFVTSCSRPPLLGFAYLKPPFSIRCVEVSDDQDTGDTLGSVLRGFFTIRKKEPGGRLPTSSTCFNLLKLPNYSKKSILRDKLRYAISMNTGFELS